The following proteins come from a genomic window of Zonotrichia leucophrys gambelii isolate GWCS_2022_RI chromosome 4, RI_Zleu_2.0, whole genome shotgun sequence:
- the MMAA gene encoding methylmalonic aciduria type A protein, mitochondrial, which translates to MKIPCLLLRFPRCYFSRRTYFVNFRFTSPADFPGLESPWPAHHCRTKWICSSNALRRELCQQAAPELQAEELSDQEQRLVDRLYQGLIQGQRACLAESITLIESTQSRKKKVAQVLLQKVLSYHREQEKLNQGKPLAFRVGLSGPPGAGKSTFIECFGKMLTERNHKVAVLAVDPSSSTSGGSLLGDKTRMTELSRDMNAYIRPSPTSGTLGGVTRTTNEAILLCEGGGYDVVLVETVGVGQSEFAVADMVDMFILLLPPAGGDELQGIKRGIIEVADLVAINKADGDLIVPARRIQAEYVSAMKLLRKRSKVWRPKVMRVSAKTGEGVSELWDKMAEFRELALSSGELLARRRRQQKVWMWNLIQENVLQHFRSHLAVKDKIPLLEEKVLAGVLSPGLAADLLLKAFKDAL; encoded by the exons ATGAAGATCCCCTGTTTGCTGCTGAGATTCCCTCGTTGTTATTTCTCCAGAAGAACTTACTTCGTGAACTTTCGCTTCACTTCCCCAGCAGATTTCCCGGGCCTTGAGTCTCCCTGGCCAGCACATCACTGTCGCACAAAATGGATTTGTTCATCAAACGCTTTGAGgagagagctgtgccagcaggcagcccctgagctgcaggcagaggagcttTCTGACCAGGAGCAGAGACTCGTAGACAGACTTTACCAGGGGCTAATCCAGGGCCAGAGAGCCTGCTTAGCCGAATCCATTACACTCATAGAATCAACTCAGAGTAGGAAGAAGAAAGTAGCCCAGGTGCTCCTTCAGAAGGTATTATCCTACCACAGGGAACAAGAAAAGTTAAATCAAGGAAAGCCACTTGCCTTTAGAGTGG GGTTGTCTGGTCCTCCTGGTGCTGGAAAGTCGACCTTCATAGAATGCTTTGGGAAGATGCTTACGGAAAGAAACCACAAAGTGGCTGTGTTGGCTGTGGACCCTTCCTCTAGTACAAGTGGTG GTTCCCTGCTGGGTGATAAAACAAGGATGACTGAGTTGTCGAGAGACATGAATGCATACATCAGACCATCTCCAACCAGTGGGACTCTGGGAGGTGTCACAAGGACCACAAATGAAGCCATTCTGCTCTGTGAAGGAGGAGGCTATGATGTTGTTCTCGTGGAAACAGTGG gtGTGGGCCAGTCAGAATTTGCTGTGGCTGATATGGTTGATATGTTTATATTACTGCTACCACCTGCGGGTGGAGATGAATTACAg GGCATCAAGCGGGGCATCATTGAGGTGGCAGACCTGGTTGCTATCAACAAGGCTGATGGTGATTTGATTGTGCCTGCCCGGCGGATCCAGGCCGAGTACGTCAGCGCCATGAAGCTGCTCCGCAAGCGTTCCAAGGTTTGGAGGCCAAAG GTGATGCGCGTCTCCGCCAAGACCGGCGAGGGCGTCTCGGAGCTGTGGGACAAGATGGCCGAGTTCCGCGAGCTCGCGCTCAGCAGCGGCGAGCTGCTGGCCAGGCGGCGCCGGCAGCAGAAGGTGTGGATGTGGAACCTCATCCAAGAGAATGTGCTGCAGCACTTCCGCTCCCACCTGGCCGTCAAGGATAAGATCCCGCTCCTGGAGGAAAAGGTTCTTGCTGGGGTCTTgtctcctgggctggcagctgacCTGCTGCTGAAGGCGTTCAAAGATGCTCTCTAA